One genomic segment of uncultured Ilyobacter sp. includes these proteins:
- the cbiB gene encoding adenosylcobinamide-phosphate synthase CbiB has translation MLNVIAKIGIAYLIDLIAGDPYWMPHPVQFIGKLIEKSESLLYRFENKRLSGAVLTIMVLFITFMISYRLGMFQILEIYFLYTIFATRCLAKEGMKVYNILKAKDMDRAKKELSYLVSRDTGSMDERNIIRSVMETISENTVDGIIAPMFYMMLGALLLPGNPGGALAFGMTYKGVNTLDSMVGYKNEKYIDFGWFSARLDDWVNLIPARITGMIFYPLSALLLGFDYKSSLRIYFRDRLRHASPNAGHPESAVAGAIGIQFGGVTSYFGESHEKPTIGDKIKEFDIEDIRKNIKMMYGASIIGMVFFTGIIWGVHRFFIV, from the coding sequence ATGTTGAATGTGATTGCTAAGATAGGGATCGCTTATCTGATAGATCTCATAGCCGGAGACCCCTACTGGATGCCTCATCCGGTGCAGTTTATCGGGAAACTTATTGAAAAATCCGAAAGTCTTTTGTATCGGTTTGAGAACAAAAGACTTTCAGGTGCAGTACTCACAATTATGGTACTTTTCATTACTTTTATGATAAGTTATAGACTTGGGATGTTTCAGATTTTAGAAATATATTTTCTTTATACAATCTTTGCCACGAGATGCCTGGCAAAAGAAGGGATGAAAGTATATAACATACTGAAGGCTAAGGATATGGATCGTGCTAAGAAAGAACTGTCATATCTTGTGAGCAGAGATACAGGCAGCATGGATGAAAGAAATATAATAAGAAGTGTGATGGAGACCATATCAGAAAATACAGTAGATGGCATAATAGCACCTATGTTTTATATGATGCTCGGGGCATTGCTTCTACCTGGTAACCCAGGGGGGGCGTTGGCCTTTGGGATGACCTATAAAGGTGTGAATACCCTTGATTCCATGGTAGGGTATAAAAATGAAAAATACATTGATTTTGGATGGTTTTCAGCAAGACTTGATGACTGGGTAAATTTAATTCCTGCCAGAATAACAGGGATGATATTTTATCCTCTGTCGGCGCTGCTTTTAGGGTTTGATTATAAATCTTCCCTAAGAATTTACTTCAGGGACAGACTGAGACATGCCAGTCCAAATGCCGGTCATCCAGAATCTGCTGTGGCAGGAGCCATAGGGATACAGTTTGGAGGAGTCACAAGTTATTTTGGAGAAAGTCACGAAAAACCAACAATCGGAGACAAGATTAAAGAGTTTGATATAGAGGATATAAGAAAAAATATAAAAATGATGTACGGAGCTTCTATTATCGGGATGGTCTTCTTTACGGGGATAATCTGGGGAGTTCATAGATTCTTCATAGTATAG
- the cobD gene encoding threonine-phosphate decarboxylase CobD has product MELHGGNIYKLAREKGIDKILDYSANINPFGLPESLKKSVMENFHIFEKYPDPEYVELREVLAKHNGVDAGNIIVGNGATEIIFLYMKMLNPQKALVVNPTFAEYERALMQTECQVNHFQLKEEEDFILDKKRLREELGKGYDLLVMCNPNNPTGRFMTRSEMEEIAIMAREAGTRLMVDEAFIEFVEGNYSESIAHLKDPNIFVVRALTKFFAIPGIRLGFAICHDRAIIGRIQGEREPWTVNALAELTAKVVLDDREYIEKSENWIKKEKKWMYEELTKGINIKTYKTETNFILVRLTGKSDSKFLREKLIEDGILIRDCSNFPYLDENYIRLAIKDHKSNQYVVERVVARTNENG; this is encoded by the coding sequence ATGGAACTGCACGGAGGAAATATCTATAAACTTGCAAGGGAGAAGGGCATTGACAAGATACTGGACTACAGTGCCAATATCAATCCCTTCGGACTTCCGGAAAGTCTGAAAAAATCGGTTATGGAAAATTTTCATATTTTTGAAAAGTACCCTGACCCAGAGTATGTAGAGCTGAGAGAAGTTTTGGCAAAACACAACGGAGTGGATGCAGGGAATATAATAGTTGGAAACGGGGCCACAGAGATTATATTTCTGTATATGAAAATGCTAAATCCCCAAAAAGCCCTGGTCGTCAATCCCACCTTTGCAGAATATGAAAGGGCTCTGATGCAGACAGAATGTCAGGTAAATCACTTTCAACTGAAAGAGGAAGAGGATTTTATCCTGGACAAAAAAAGGCTCAGAGAAGAGCTGGGGAAAGGCTATGATCTGCTGGTAATGTGCAACCCAAATAATCCAACTGGACGTTTTATGACTAGGTCAGAGATGGAAGAGATCGCCATAATGGCAAGAGAAGCAGGTACAAGACTCATGGTAGATGAAGCCTTTATAGAATTTGTAGAGGGGAACTATAGCGAGAGCATCGCCCATCTGAAAGACCCAAATATTTTTGTAGTAAGGGCTCTTACAAAATTTTTTGCCATCCCTGGAATAAGACTGGGTTTTGCAATATGTCATGATAGGGCTATAATTGGCAGAATACAGGGAGAAAGAGAGCCATGGACTGTAAATGCCCTTGCAGAACTAACTGCCAAGGTTGTCTTAGATGACAGGGAATATATAGAAAAATCGGAAAACTGGATAAAAAAAGAGAAAAAATGGATGTATGAGGAACTTACCAAGGGAATTAATATAAAGACTTATAAAACAGAGACAAACTTTATACTTGTAAGACTCACAGGAAAATCTGATTCAAAATTTTTGAGAGAAAAACTCATTGAGGATGGGATATTGATAAGAGACTGTTCAAATTTTCCGTATCTCGATGAAAATTATATAAGACTTGCGATCAAAGATCACAAGAGCAACCAATATGTTGTGGAAAGGGTAGTGGCTAGGACAAATGAGAATGGATAA
- the hemA gene encoding glutamyl-tRNA reductase encodes MDNFYAVGIDHKKVDMGGRENFIKKNPTEIFDELLKNKKIKGYVNLSTCLRIEYYLHVEEGFTEDEIVGLFPSQEELFVKRGENALHYLFRVICGFESVIKGEDQILAQVKKSHCDAVEEETTSKVLNVIFNKAIEVGKKFRNESRIAHNALSLEAISLKFIKNNVENIEDKKILILGVGDLSQGILYLLKKSKVKNIVVTNRSHHKALVLKDSYDVDVITFDQKVEMAIDSDVIVSATSAPHFILKSEELMERLNDGRKRFFLDLAVPRDIDDKLGELPNVEIYNLDHIWETYEKNVTKRENRLKEYSHLITEQIENVKKWFEYRERIA; translated from the coding sequence ATGGATAACTTTTATGCAGTAGGAATAGATCATAAAAAAGTAGATATGGGTGGAAGAGAGAATTTTATTAAGAAAAACCCAACTGAAATTTTTGATGAACTCCTTAAAAATAAAAAAATAAAGGGTTATGTAAACCTTTCCACATGTCTTAGGATAGAATACTATCTCCATGTAGAGGAAGGGTTCACAGAGGATGAAATAGTGGGTCTTTTCCCAAGCCAGGAGGAACTCTTTGTAAAGCGTGGGGAAAATGCACTTCACTATCTTTTTAGGGTTATCTGCGGATTTGAATCTGTGATAAAAGGAGAGGATCAGATCCTGGCCCAGGTGAAAAAATCTCACTGTGATGCTGTAGAGGAGGAGACCACTTCAAAGGTATTAAATGTGATATTTAATAAGGCTATAGAGGTTGGTAAAAAATTTAGAAATGAGAGCCGGATAGCACATAACGCACTTTCATTAGAGGCAATATCTCTTAAATTTATAAAAAACAATGTAGAGAATATTGAGGATAAAAAGATACTTATACTTGGTGTTGGAGACCTTTCTCAAGGTATACTCTATCTTCTCAAAAAGAGTAAAGTAAAAAATATAGTTGTTACAAACAGAAGTCATCACAAAGCCCTTGTCTTGAAGGACAGCTATGATGTAGATGTGATAACCTTTGATCAAAAGGTGGAGATGGCTATAGACAGCGACGTGATAGTAAGTGCCACATCGGCTCCGCATTTTATACTTAAAAGTGAAGAATTGATGGAAAGACTCAATGACGGAAGAAAGAGGTTCTTTTTAGACCTTGCAGTACCTAGAGATATTGACGATAAACTTGGAGAGCTTCCCAATGTAGAGATATATAATCTAGATCATATATGGGAAACTTATGAAAAAAACGTTACTAAAAGAGAGAACAGACTAAAAGAATATTCCCACCTCATCACAGAAC